The DNA window GCTTTGCCCTTCCAGAGAAGCCAGGTCCTCCTCAGAGCATTAAGTTGGTGGATGTTTGGGGCTCCAACGCTACTCTGGAATGGACACCTCCACAAGATACGGGCAATACGGCACTGCTGGGATACACGGTGCAGAAGGCTGACAGAAAGTCTGGGGTGAGGCCCATCTGGGaagcggggagggagggaggcactcTGGCAGATCTTCTGGCAGCTCCACATGgggtgagattttaaaaaaagaaagaaagaaaaccccaaaGCCTTGGTGTCTCACACATGACATCTCCTGGGGACCCCACAGCTGTGGTTCACGGTCCTGGAGCGTTATCACCGTACCAGCTGCATTGTCTCCGACCTCATCGTTGGCAACTCCTATGCCTTCCGTGTCTTTGCCGAGAACCAGTGTGGGCTCAGTGAAACAGCTCCGGTCACAGCTGACCTCGCCCACATCCAGAAGGCAGGTAAGGAAGCTGAGACTAGGGGCTGACAAGACTCAGAAAAAAACGGAACTGAAGCAGGACAAGGGCTCTCAGATGCCACATCATGCTTCCTCTTGGTACCCACAGCTACTGTTTACAAGACCAAGGGGTTTGCCCAGCGGGATCTCTCAGAAGCCCCCAAGTTCACCCAGCCTCTGGCAGACTGCACTACCATCACTGGCTACGACACCCAGCTCTTCTGCTGTGTGCGCGCCTCCCCCCGGGTGAGTGGGGAGCTTGGGGGACGGGGGTGTCCTGAGCTGCTTCCTGCTGCTGTCTCATCCTAACCTGAGCTATGTCACAGGGCATTCTAATTGAACATCTGCTACCAGAGGCACCATCTGCCTCCCCAACAGCAGGTTACTTGGGAACTGTCAGGGTGTCTGTAATTCAAGATGGATGGATGTAAATGATGTTTCCTTTGAGTGTGGGGTCCTCATGCACAAAGACATCACTTCCAGCTAGTTATCTGGCGGAAGAGTCTGATTCCCACTGGCTTCCCTTTATTCACTCCTCATGTCTGTGCAGAGCTACACACACGCACGCTGCTCTGCATGCAACCTGGTCTTTGTACTCCACACCCGTAGCAGCCTTTACCAAGTAACTTGGGTTACAAGTACAGGTCAACCGTGTGGAGATAACATCTTAGAAGGGGAATTGTGATAAAACCACCCTAGAAACCACTTCCGAAAACAGAGGGGACAGAAACCACTCATAAACAGTGGGGATAGGATATGAATGGATCACAATATGTACATAAAAAACTGGAGACCCTGAGCTGACAAGagactcagtgggtgaaggtgcttgctgccaagcctgaccacctgagtttgatctctgggacccacatggtggaaagaaagcaagctggaagttttcctctgacctccacacatgcgttATGGCACCAGTGTACCCTTCAGcctctccacatacacacaaatggtatttaaaaacattttcaagacagggtttctctgtgtagtgttggctgacctggaactcactctgtagaccaggctggcctggaactcacagatccatctgtctcaggctcccaactgctgggattaaaggcgtgtaccatcaccgcccggctttaaaatatatattttttgtgtatctatattatatataattatatatgtgtgtatatttatgcatataaatatgtatgtatatacatacacacacatatacatttttaagTGGAGCCCATAGCTCCACATAGGTGTGGTAatgcatacctttaaccccagaactacagaggcagaggaagagtgatctctatgaatctgaggccagccgagcctagtctacatagggagaacagccaaggttacataggaagaccctatctcaaaaaaaaaaaaaattttttttaatttaaaaagtagacCTTGATGCCCAGTCATAATACATGATGGCTCCTTGAGCAATTTCTTCCACGTCAGGGACATTTGTTGGAGTGGACTAGGGTTCAGTCACTGTATTCAAACACAAGGAGGAGCTCCAGCCAGCCATTGCTGAAGGTACTGAAAGGGGagtccaaccccccccccccaccaccaccaccacacacacaccaccaccacacacacatcagggGCAGGGAAACTTGCAGACAGCCATCATCTACAGCCTTGAGGGCAGAGTCCCAGACACGCAGCATGGAGAGGACGACTGGGTCTTACCTGCTCTGCTGCCCCTCATCTTCATCTTCCAGCCCAAGATCATCTGGCTAAAGAACAAGATGGATCTCCAAGGCAACCCCAAGTACAGAGCCCTCAGTCACCTAGGGATCTGCTCCCTGGAGATCCGCAAGCCTAGTCCCTTTGATGGAGGCATCTATACCTGCAAGGCCATCAATGCCCTGGGAGAGGC is part of the Peromyscus eremicus chromosome 6, PerEre_H2_v1, whole genome shotgun sequence genome and encodes:
- the Mybphl gene encoding myosin-binding protein H-like is translated as METATTPETASHSQRQVEAAADPADAAGPRASCQREADGPSQQLLPSIEEHPKIWLPRALRQTYIRKVGDTVNLLIPFQGKPKPQTTWTHNGSALDNSRVSVRNGEQDSILFIREARRADSGCYQLCVRLGGLQATATINILVIEKPGPPQSIKLVDVWGSNATLEWTPPQDTGNTALLGYTVQKADRKSGLWFTVLERYHRTSCIVSDLIVGNSYAFRVFAENQCGLSETAPVTADLAHIQKAATVYKTKGFAQRDLSEAPKFTQPLADCTTITGYDTQLFCCVRASPRPKIIWLKNKMDLQGNPKYRALSHLGICSLEIRKPSPFDGGIYTCKAINALGEASVDCRVDVKGKDGELVPMSPPPTIQERHKLRWKRSLLCMRCLLQ